One part of the Candidatus Aegiribacteria sp. genome encodes these proteins:
- a CDS encoding DUF4416 family protein: protein MDKIMSGPVEAPQVMPMISVITADETLKEETKSILESRFGEIDIISEMYPFDLSDYYEKEMGTELTRRWFSFMELLDASHLADWKYSCVDIENGFLDNNGDRSVNIDPGYLDYGKLVLASFKSAPDKIYMGRGVWAHTCLRYGHGIFTAPDHSFPDFIDGRFNDFMLEVRRSYRRILRSPKE, encoded by the coding sequence ATGGATAAAATCATGTCGGGACCGGTAGAAGCACCACAGGTTATGCCGATGATAAGCGTAATCACGGCTGATGAAACGCTAAAAGAGGAAACGAAATCCATCCTTGAATCGCGATTCGGTGAAATAGATATTATCAGCGAAATGTACCCTTTCGATCTTTCGGATTATTACGAGAAGGAAATGGGTACTGAGCTTACAAGGCGGTGGTTCAGTTTCATGGAACTTCTTGACGCATCACATCTTGCTGACTGGAAGTATTCCTGCGTCGATATCGAGAACGGTTTTCTCGATAATAATGGCGATCGCAGTGTGAACATCGATCCGGGCTATCTGGATTACGGAAAGCTTGTCCTGGCTTCCTTTAAGAGTGCTCCCGACAAGATATACATGGGGCGCGGGGTATGGGCTCATACCTGCCTGAGATACGGTCATGGAATATTCACAGCCCCCGATCACAGTTTTCCCGATTTCATTGACGGGAGATTCAACGACTTCATGCTGGAAGTCAGACGCAGCTACCGGAGGATTCTAAGATCACCAAAGGAATGA
- a CDS encoding arylamine N-acetyltransferase, with protein MNDKQRMKQAASVFFDHFGALPHKPDINSLGIIISHFSRIPWENLTKFLVKAQRLPAENRLRLADTVIREHIENGAGGTCFSLTEALGTILSFAGFHCHPVMADMNHGENIHCALSVITGDGSRYLADPGYLVSVPVPLETGQSPELEMYDDRLIWEPVDNGETYDLYTVNDSARNWKYRVRMNPVSPDAFTSHWQRSFDATGMNSLHLNCRNGEGRLSAHNMNLRSVNAEGKKNEKLRDDYSEKIEAYFGLRRDIAQAAEREWIKSCRDR; from the coding sequence ATGAACGATAAACAGAGGATGAAACAGGCCGCATCCGTATTTTTCGATCATTTCGGCGCATTGCCCCATAAACCGGACATCAATTCCCTCGGAATAATCATTTCACATTTCTCACGCATTCCCTGGGAAAACCTGACCAAGTTCCTTGTGAAAGCACAGCGGCTTCCAGCAGAGAACCGGTTGAGGCTGGCTGATACAGTGATAAGAGAACACATAGAGAACGGAGCGGGAGGCACCTGTTTTTCTCTAACTGAAGCTCTGGGAACGATTCTATCTTTTGCCGGTTTTCACTGCCATCCTGTCATGGCTGATATGAATCATGGAGAGAACATACACTGTGCCCTTTCCGTAATAACGGGTGATGGATCACGTTATCTCGCGGATCCAGGATATCTGGTTTCCGTACCGGTACCGCTGGAAACCGGACAATCCCCGGAGTTGGAAATGTACGATGACAGGCTTATCTGGGAACCGGTTGATAACGGCGAAACGTACGATCTCTACACTGTCAACGACAGCGCAAGGAACTGGAAATATCGCGTCAGAATGAACCCGGTAAGCCCTGATGCATTCACTTCTCACTGGCAGAGATCGTTCGACGCGACAGGCATGAACAGCCTTCACCTTAACTGCAGAAACGGTGAAGGAAGACTGTCTGCCCATAATATGAACCTTCGCAGTGTGAATGCTGAAGGAAAGAAAAATGAAAAACTCAGGGATGATTACTCAGAAAAGATCGAGGCGTATTTCGGTCTTAGAAGAGATATAGCACAGGCGGCGGAAAGGGAATGGATAAAATCATGTCGGGACCGGTAG